Proteins from a single region of Candidatus Zixiibacteriota bacterium:
- a CDS encoding cytochrome c3 family protein gives MKTCSWILTLFLTTFMAGAAVAQVLNVTVDQPDVCYQCHADMEELAAGEHVHTAYSSGRCSACHNPHASRHATLLADDAVELCLSCHEDVGADIEKHSIHPPAKTGSCLDCHDPHASSFPSQLHRARSALCESCHQSATAWSEAAVVHAPLKSDGCSACHAPHGSDNGRLLTSAAPQLCLGCHAVDQSFTAKHESEGIASSNCVACHDPHASSMPGLLRANRHAPFAEGNCQACHASNATAAFAIRSPVRDLCAGCHGQMGNDKAESYHHNLDDELSCLNCHNPHAANGDALLAAKQVDLCMSCHFQKPEFDKPKDQYITHEAQACSACHQPHGSENSLLLKSLDVDLCKSCHSGAHQSAHPIGAEAIDRRTGQAMTCLSCHQLHGADYEKHLPLDPTMNLCIQCHQK, from the coding sequence ATGAAAACCTGCAGCTGGATATTGACCCTTTTCTTGACAACATTCATGGCAGGCGCGGCAGTGGCTCAAGTTCTGAATGTCACTGTCGACCAACCCGATGTTTGCTACCAGTGTCATGCCGACATGGAGGAATTGGCAGCCGGTGAGCATGTTCACACGGCCTATTCATCCGGCCGGTGTTCTGCGTGTCACAACCCGCACGCCTCGCGCCATGCGACCCTGTTGGCCGACGATGCTGTTGAATTGTGTCTATCTTGTCATGAGGATGTCGGCGCCGATATTGAGAAACATTCGATTCATCCGCCGGCCAAAACCGGTTCCTGCCTGGACTGCCATGACCCGCACGCCTCATCTTTCCCTTCCCAGTTGCACCGCGCCAGGTCCGCTCTTTGCGAGTCCTGTCACCAATCGGCCACGGCCTGGAGCGAGGCGGCGGTTGTTCACGCACCTCTGAAGTCGGACGGCTGTTCCGCATGCCATGCACCCCATGGTTCCGACAACGGCCGCTTGCTGACCAGTGCGGCGCCCCAACTGTGTCTGGGTTGTCACGCCGTCGACCAGAGTTTTACGGCCAAACATGAGTCGGAAGGAATCGCCTCATCCAATTGTGTCGCCTGCCACGATCCACATGCTTCATCTATGCCCGGCTTGTTGAGGGCCAACCGGCATGCCCCATTCGCCGAGGGTAACTGCCAGGCGTGCCATGCATCCAATGCCACGGCGGCGTTCGCCATCAGGAGCCCGGTGAGGGACCTCTGCGCCGGTTGTCACGGACAGATGGGCAATGATAAGGCCGAAAGTTATCATCACAATCTGGATGACGAACTCTCATGCCTCAATTGCCACAACCCACACGCTGCCAACGGAGACGCTCTGCTGGCTGCCAAGCAAGTCGATCTTTGCATGAGTTGTCATTTCCAGAAACCGGAGTTTGACAAACCGAAAGATCAGTATATCACCCACGAGGCACAGGCCTGTTCCGCCTGCCATCAGCCGCACGGCTCCGAGAACTCATTATTGTTGAAGAGTCTGGATGTCGACTTGTGCAAGTCGTGCCATTCCGGCGCCCACCAGTCGGCTCACCCGATCGGCGCCGAAGCCATAGATCGACGGACGGGGCAAGCGATGACCTGCCTGAGTTGCCACCAGTTGCACGGCGCGGACTATGAAAAACACCTGCCCCTCGATCCGACTATGAATCTATGCATCCAGTGCCATCAGAAGTGA